From a single Nymphaea colorata isolate Beijing-Zhang1983 chromosome 4, ASM883128v2, whole genome shotgun sequence genomic region:
- the LOC116252682 gene encoding 10 kDa chaperonin 1, chloroplastic-like has product MDNKTLLGPRLLSLYSCSRPPRLRSHSPLSLPISRAVLGKRIFEKKELQREEMAAAAGFLATSSPSAPRTTFVSPNPVSHKNLNGGILTFSRRSQTFPRINAIATKWDPAKVVPQADRVLVRLEQLPEKSSGGVLLPKSAVKFERYLMGEVLSVGVDVTNVEAGKKVLFSDINAYEVDLGTDAKHCFCKAGDLLALVE; this is encoded by the exons ATGGATAATAAAACCCTGCTTGGCCCCCGCCTTCTTTCTCTATATTCCTGTTCCCGGCCGCCACGGCTCCGCTCTCACTCTCCCCTTTCTCTGCCAATTAGCAGGGCTGTTTTGGGCAAGAGGATATTCGAAAAAAAAGAGTTGCAGAGGGAGGAAATGGCGGCAGCTGCAGGGTTCCTGGCTACATCGTCCCCTTCTGCACCCAGAACCACGTTTGTCTCACCAAATCCAGTGTCCCACAAAAACCTGAAcg GTGGGATTCTCACGTTTTCAAGAAGAAGCCAGACTTTCCCCAGAATAAACGCAATTGCCACGAAATGGGACCCCgcaaag GTTGTACCTCAAGCGGATAGGGTTCTAGTTCGCCTGGAGCAGTTGCCTGAA AAATCTTCTGGTGGAGTGTTGTTGCCAAAATCAGCTGTCAAATTTGAACGGTATCTTATGGGCGAG GTTTTGTCTGTTGGAGTGGACGTCACTAATGTTGAAGCTGGCAAGAAG GTTCTTTTCTCGGACATTAATGCATATGAG GTGGACCTGGGGACTGATGCCAAACACTGCTTCTGTAAGGCTGGAGACCTATTGGCTCTGGTTGAGTAA
- the LOC116252681 gene encoding superoxide dismutase [Fe], chloroplastic-like: MASSGDAAKEQGKFELRPPPYPLDALAPYMSLNTLEFHWGKHHRAYVDNLNKQVLGTELGGLSLENVIVKTYNNGDLHPPFNNAAQVWNHDFFWDSMKPGGGGRPEGHLLKLIERDFGSYDAFEKEFRTAAISQFGSGWAWLIYKADAGEVKGADPVPLEKDYKLSIMKTPNAVNPLVWDYSTLLTVDVWEHAYYLDYQNRRPDYVSVFLEKLISWDAVSARLEVAEAKAAEKAKGKL, from the exons ATGGCGTCCTCAGGTGATGCAGCCAAAGAACAG GGTAAGTTTGAGTTAAGGCCACCTCCATATCCATTG GACGCGTTGGCGCCTTACATGAGCCTCAATACACTGGAGTTCCACTGGGGAAAGCATCACAGAGCTTATGTGGACAATCTAAACAAGCAAGTTTTGGGTACTGAACTGGGTGGATTGTCACTAGAAAATGTTATTGTGAAAACATACAATAACGGAGATCTTCATCCTCCGTTCAATAATGCTGCCCAG GTATGGAACCATGATTTCTTCTGGGATTCTATGAAGCCAGGAGGAGGAGGGCGGCCTGAAGGCCATCTTTTAAAACTTATTGAAAgagattttggatcttatgATGCGTTTGAGAAGGAATTCAGAACTGCTGCAATTAGCCAGTTTGGTTCTGGTTGGGCATGGCTTATAT ATAAGGCTGATGCCGGTGAGGTGAAAGGAGCGGATCCTGTGCCTTTGGAAAAGGATTACAAGCTTTCAATTATGAAGACACCAAATGCTGTGAACCCCTTAGTGTGGGACTACTCG ACGTTGCTGACTGTTGATGTCTGGGAG CATGCCTACTACCTCGATTACCAG AACCGACGGCCCGACTATGTATCGGTCTTCCTGGAGAAGCTTATTTCATGGGATGCAGTGAGTGCTCGACTGGAAGTTGCAGAGGCGAAAGCAGCGGAGAAGGCAAAAGGAAAGCTGTGA
- the LOC116252227 gene encoding superoxide dismutase [Fe], chloroplastic-like isoform X1, whose product MECATPSALPSQALPLFCSGLRRSPLAHQLKWGAPKKNYSRKRHAFVHAQLDLKPPPYSLDALEPHMSRQTLEYHWGKHHRAYVDNLNKQIAGTELDGMSLEEIIVTTYNKGDPLPPFNNSAQAWNHNFFWESMKPGGGGVPTGILLELIERDFGSFDAFVREFKAAATTQFGSGWAWLSYKANKLAVGNAVNPLPTEKDNKLVISKSPNAVNPLVWDYSPLLTIDVWEHAYYLDYEYKRPEYVSVFMEQLVSWESVSARLEIAKAKAEERAREEEERIRKEETQEWENSEPVEMYMDGEPEGSDSE is encoded by the exons ATGGAGTGTGCGACACCATCAGCTCTCCCTTCTCAAGCACTTCCTCTGTTTTGTTCAG GTCTGAGAAGGTCGCCATTAGCTCATCAACTGAAATGGGGAGCACCAAAG AAGAATTATTCAAGGAAGAGGCATGCTTTTGTTCATGCTCAGCTCGACTTGAAGCCACCTCCATATTCACTG GATGCCTTGGAGCCACATATGAGCCGTCAAACATTAGAGTATCACTGGGGAAAGCATCATAGAGCATATGTGGACAATCTAAACAAGCAGATTGCAGGAACTGAGCTGGACGGAATGTCACTAGAAGAAATCATCGTCACCACATACAACAAGGGGGATCCTCTTCCTCCGTTTAATAATTCTGCACAG GCATGGAACCACAATTTCTTCTGGGAATCTATGAAGcctggaggaggaggagttccTACTGGGATTCTTCTGGAACTGATTGAAAGAGATTTTGGCTCATTTGATGCATTTGTGCGAGAATTTAAGGCCGCAGCAACTACACAGTTTGGGTCTGGTTGGGCTTGGCTGTCCT ATAAGGCAAACAAACTTGCAGTGGGGAATGCAGTGAATCCTCTTCCTACAGAGAAAGATAACAAGCTAGTGATTTCCAAAAGTCCCAATGCAGTGAACCCTCTTGTTTGGGATTACTCG CCATTGCTGACTATTGATGTATGGGAG CATGCTTACTACCTTGACTATGAG TACAAGCGTCCAGAATATGTTTCAGTGTTCATGGAGCAGCTTGTTTCGTGGGAGTCTGTAAGTGCCAGATTGGAGATTGCAAAAGCCAAAGCAGAAGAACGGgcaagggaggaggaggaaaggatAAGAAAAGAGGAGACACAAGAATGGGAGAACAGCGAACCAGTGGAGATGTATATGGACGGCGAGCCTGAAGGGTCAGATTCAGAATGA
- the LOC116252227 gene encoding superoxide dismutase [Fe], chloroplastic-like isoform X2: MINWFQKNYSRKRHAFVHAQLDLKPPPYSLDALEPHMSRQTLEYHWGKHHRAYVDNLNKQIAGTELDGMSLEEIIVTTYNKGDPLPPFNNSAQAWNHNFFWESMKPGGGGVPTGILLELIERDFGSFDAFVREFKAAATTQFGSGWAWLSYKANKLAVGNAVNPLPTEKDNKLVISKSPNAVNPLVWDYSPLLTIDVWEHAYYLDYEYKRPEYVSVFMEQLVSWESVSARLEIAKAKAEERAREEEERIRKEETQEWENSEPVEMYMDGEPEGSDSE; this comes from the exons ATGATTAATTGGTTTCAGAAGAATTATTCAAGGAAGAGGCATGCTTTTGTTCATGCTCAGCTCGACTTGAAGCCACCTCCATATTCACTG GATGCCTTGGAGCCACATATGAGCCGTCAAACATTAGAGTATCACTGGGGAAAGCATCATAGAGCATATGTGGACAATCTAAACAAGCAGATTGCAGGAACTGAGCTGGACGGAATGTCACTAGAAGAAATCATCGTCACCACATACAACAAGGGGGATCCTCTTCCTCCGTTTAATAATTCTGCACAG GCATGGAACCACAATTTCTTCTGGGAATCTATGAAGcctggaggaggaggagttccTACTGGGATTCTTCTGGAACTGATTGAAAGAGATTTTGGCTCATTTGATGCATTTGTGCGAGAATTTAAGGCCGCAGCAACTACACAGTTTGGGTCTGGTTGGGCTTGGCTGTCCT ATAAGGCAAACAAACTTGCAGTGGGGAATGCAGTGAATCCTCTTCCTACAGAGAAAGATAACAAGCTAGTGATTTCCAAAAGTCCCAATGCAGTGAACCCTCTTGTTTGGGATTACTCG CCATTGCTGACTATTGATGTATGGGAG CATGCTTACTACCTTGACTATGAG TACAAGCGTCCAGAATATGTTTCAGTGTTCATGGAGCAGCTTGTTTCGTGGGAGTCTGTAAGTGCCAGATTGGAGATTGCAAAAGCCAAAGCAGAAGAACGGgcaagggaggaggaggaaaggatAAGAAAAGAGGAGACACAAGAATGGGAGAACAGCGAACCAGTGGAGATGTATATGGACGGCGAGCCTGAAGGGTCAGATTCAGAATGA
- the LOC116252139 gene encoding uncharacterized protein LOC116252139, whose translation MAGASPASGEQMVVNSPQGNTDVPKPKTKTSLRGLNKPKCSKCGNVARSRCPYQCCKSCCSKAQNPCTIHVLRPNANFSDKLPTSSSPLFGQSITDVSSLSSSRLTSLRQASSNLAHLGGAHVALRARKPLSRKEAAIINNWRFSKLREHKERNIEAEDEAFDRYVQNVSLLEETFGVNSSLEALTPEGEPMLLSCCPDGLDQDRVVSALKARLRSKPERADKHRERIRGLVNIGLENLKKRETDGRDMDRVDPGALGGTRELDSHDSGCRQRFECFSAITDLLDKMSKVRSKEDLKLCTDLKLQLFPQKESNPVVPAPGGQTMVFSHELSKDALRKVDEEFLPDREIAEI comes from the exons ATGGCTGGTGCTTCGCCGGCTTCCGGCGAACAAATGGTTGTAAATAGTCCGCAAGGGAACACGGACGTGCCCAAGCCCAAGACCAAGACAAGCCTCCGGGGTCTGAACAAGCCCAAGTGCTCCAAGTGTGGGAACGTCGCTCGGTCGCG GTGCCCTTACCAATGTTGTAAGAGTTGCTGTTCTAAAGCTCAAAATCCATGTACCATTCATG TTCTCAGGCCTAATGCGAATTTTTCGGACAAACTCCCTACTTCAAGCTCTCCATTGTTTGGCCAGAGTATCACTGATGTGTCCTCATTATC ATCCAGCAGACTCACATCACTCCGGCAGGCCTCTAGTAATTTGGCTCATCTTGGTGGGGCACATGTGGCATTGCGTGCAAGAAAACCATTGTCCAGGAAG GAAGCTGCCATCATTAACAACTGGAGGTTTTCCAAGTTAAGAGAGCATAAAGAGCGGAACATTGAGGCAGAAGATGAGGCTTTTGATCGCTACGTGCAGAATGTGTCATTGCTGGAAGAAACTTTTGGTGTCAATTCTTCATTGGAAGCCCTTACTCCTGAAGGTGAGCCCATGCTTCTGTCTTGCTGTCCAGATGGACTTGACCAGGATAGAGTAGTTTCTGCACTGAAAGCAAGGTTAAGATCCAAACCTGAAAGAGCAGACAAGCACAGAGAAAGAATTCGAGGGCTAGTTAATATTGGATTGGAGAACCTGAAGAAACGAGAGACAGATGGAAGAGACATGGATCGTGTGGATCCAGGCGCTTTAGGTGGCACGAGAGAACTTGATAGCCACGATAGTGGATGCAGGCAGCGGTTTGAATGTTTTTCAGCAATAACTGATCTTCTTGATAAAATGTCCAAGGTTCGAAGCAAGGAGGATCTAAAACTATGTACAGACCTGAAACTGCAATTGTTTCCTCAAAAGGAGAGCAACCCAGTGGTTCCTGCCCCTGGCGGCCAAACAATGGTTTTTAGCCATGAACTCAGCAAAGATGCACTGAGAAAGGTGGATGAAGAATTTCTACCTGATCGAGAAATTGCAGAGATATAG
- the LOC116253402 gene encoding cell division control protein 48 homolog C-like yields MGKRMMMDGGRSPSSIQRMLVARLEQYAYNHDIANDDDVLDHLRTSYPEYKRQKLEPFRRYVLPALRRVRSSIAAAANSPLDEEHDEGGCCSTPASAVAESSRRKNKKKARIDPSEEKLALRERDHLRKRKMALGDNVGDEDDTGEEDDSSSSEEADSSPQFDLMKSMMRSSYGKLKGASATSAKEEMPKLERNLEVVLDAKANVEAVKMEQTGRIGELGITVAATAAAESNVSNLVLEDGKGMSGREKRGRPNFKDLGGIKGILDELMMEVMIPLFHPQLPEHLGVRPLKGILLHGPPGCGKTKLAHAIANETGVPFYKISATEVVSGISGVSEENIRNLFSKAYRTAPSIVFIDEIDAIASKRDNLQREMERRIVTQLLTCMDESNHTASSVGQDSDSETSGKKPGYVLVIGATNRPDAVDPALRRPGRFDREICMGVPDENARVEILSVLTTNLRLEGAFDLKKIAKLTPGFVAADLAALANKAGNLAMKRILDKRKLDLSLEREGKESEEDWWRYPWVPEEMERLSITMADFEEAAAVVQPSSKREGFSAIPEKTWDDVGGMHSLRRDFELYIVGRIKHPEDYEEFGMDLETGFLLYGPPGCGKSLIAMAVANEAGANFIHIKGPEILSKYVGESELAIRTIFRRARTCAPCILFFDEVDALTTKRGKDGGWVVERLINQLLIELDGADQRKGVYVVGATNRPDAIDRALLRPGRLGKLMFVPLPSSDERTSIMKTLSRKRPISPDVNFDELSEQSENFSGADLAKWVEEAAMAAFEEKQKSEDRSKTGHRWLINKSHFEEALKKVTPSVSEKQRRYYSEISLYFGRG; encoded by the exons ATGGgaaagaggatgatgatggACGGCGGGAGGTCGCCGTCGAGCATTCAACGGATGCTAGTGGCCAGGCTTGAGCAGTATGCCTACAACCACGACATCGCCAACGACGATGACGTCCTAGACCACCTCCGCACCAGCTACCCCGAGTACAAGCGCCAGAAGCTTGAGCCGTTCCGCCGCTACGTCCTCCCTGCTCTTCGCCGCGTCCGCTCCTCCATTGCCGCCGCAGCCAATTCCCCGTTGGATGAGGAACACGACGAAGGGGGCTGCTGCTCCACCCCAGCCTCCGCTGTCGCCGAGTCGTCGCGgagaaagaataagaagaaggcGAGGATAGACCCTTCTGAGGAGAAGCTAGCTCTTAGAGAGAGGGACCACCTGAGGAAGCGGAAGATGGCTCTCGGTGATAATGTTGGTGACGAGGACGATACTGGTGAAGAGGACGACAGTTCGAGCTCAGAGGAGGCGGATTCTTCGCCGCAGTTTGACCTAATGAAATCGATGATGAGATCGAGTTATGGTAAACTTAAGGGAGCTTCTGCAACTAGCGCCAAAGAAGAGATGCCGAAGTTGGAGAGGAATCTGGAGGTCGTGTTGGACGCGAAGGCGAATGTGGAGGCTGTAAAGATGGAGCAGACGGGTAGAATTGGGGAACTCGGAATCACAGTGGCGGCTACAGCGGCGGCAGAGTCGAATGTGTCGAATCTGGTGCTGGAGGATGGCAAGGGGATGAGCgggagggagaagagggggcGGCCCAATTTCAAGGATCTTGGTGGAATCAAGGGCATATTGGACGAATTGATGATGGAGGTGATGATCCCGCTATTCCATCCTCAGCTGCCTGAGCATCTGGGAGTGCGGCCATTGAAGGGAATTCTGTTGCACGGACCGCCAGGATGCGGGAAGACGAAGCTTGCTCATGCCATTGCCAACGAGACTGGGGTGCCATTTTACAAGATCTCGGCAACAGAAGTCGTTTCCGGAATCTCAG GTGTCTCTGAGGAGAATATCCGCAATCTTTTCTCTAAGGCATACAGGACTGCGCCTTCAATTGTCTTCATTGATGAGATTGACGCAATTGCTTCAAAGAGGGACAATTTacagagagaaatggagaggaGAATTGTGACTCAACTTCTGACATGTATGGATGAGTCAAACCATACTGCTAGTTCTGTTGGTCAAGATTCTGATTCAGAAACTTCTGGCAAAAAGCCTGGATATGTGCTTGTAATTGGAGCTACAAATAGACCTGATGCAGTAGATCCTGCACTTAGAAGGCCAGGCCGGTTTGACCGAGAAATTTGTATGGGTGTTCCGGATGAAAATGCAAGAGTGGAGATCCTTTCGGTGCTTACCACCAACCTTAGACTGGAAGGTGCATTTGATCTGAAGAAAATTGCAAAGCTGACACCTGGTTTTGTAGCTGCTGATTTGGCTGCCTTAGCAAACAAGGCTGGAAATCTTGCAATGAAGAGGATACTAGATAAAAGGAAATTAGACCTCTCCCTTGAACGAGAAGGCAAAGAGAGTGAAGAAGATTGGTGGAGATACCCTTGGGTACCTGAGGAGATGGAAAGGCTTAGTATTACGATGGCTGATTTTGAG GAAGCAGCTGCAGTGGTTCAACCTTCATCTAAAAGAGAAGGGTTTTCTGCCATACCTGAAAAAACATGGGATGATGTTGGTGGTATGCATTCATTGAGGAGGGATTTTGAGCTTTACATTGTGGGACGAATTAAACATCCAGAAGATTATGAG GAATTTGGCATGGATCTGGAGACTGGATTTTTGCTTTATGGACCTCCTGGCTGTGGAAAGTCATTGATCGCTATGGCTGTAGCAAATGAAGCTGGAGCCAATTTTATACACATaaag GGCCCTGAGATACTGAGCAAGTATGTGGGTGAAAGCGAGTTGGCAATTCGGACAATTTTTAGACGTGCCCGTACTTGTGCACCATGCATACTTTTCTTTGATGAG gtggatgctttaacaacaaaaagaggaaaggatGGTGGATGGGTTGTTGAACGGCTAATAAATCAG CTGCTTATAGAGCTTGATGGTGCTGATCAGAGGAAGGGTGTTTACGTTGTTGGTGCTACTAATAG GCCTGATGCAATTGACAGAGCTCTCCTGAGGCCTGGAAGGCTGGGGAAGCTCATGTTTGTGCCTTTACCTAGCTCTGATGAGCGCACATCCATCATGAAAACACTATCGCGGAAAAGGCCGATATCTCCAGATGTGAACTTTGATGAGCTAAGTGAACAAAGTGAAAACTTTAGTGGAGCTGATCTTGCAAAGTGG GTAGAGGAAGCTGCTATGGCTGCATTTGAGGAAAAGCAAAAGTCCGAGGACAGGAGTAAAACAGGACATCGATGGCTTATCAACAAATCACACTTTGAGGAGGCCTTGAAGAAGGTTACTCCGTCTGTCAGCGAAAAG CAACGAAGATACTACAGCGAGATATCATTGTATTTTGGAAGGGGTTGA